One Arvicanthis niloticus isolate mArvNil1 chromosome 13, mArvNil1.pat.X, whole genome shotgun sequence genomic window carries:
- the Csad gene encoding cysteine sulfinic acid decarboxylase, which produces MADSKLLRTLDGDPVAVEALLRDVFGIVVDEAIRKGTSASEKVCEWKEPEELRQLLDLELQSQGESREQILERCRAVIHYSVKTGHPRFFNQLFSGLDPHALAGRIITESLNTSQYTYEIAPVFVLMEEEVLKKLRALVGWNSGDGVFCPGGSISNMYAMNLARFQRYPDCKQRGLRALPPLAVFTSKECHYSITKGAAFLGLGTDSVRVVKADERGKMIPEDLERQISLAEAEGSVPFLVSATSGTTVLGAFDPLDAIADVCRRHGLWLHVDAAWGGSVLLSRTHRHLLDGIQRADSVAWNPHKLLAAGLQCSALLLRDTSNLLKRCHGSQASYLFQQDKFYDVALDTGDKVVQCGRRVDCLKLWLMWKAQGGQGLERRIDQAFALTRYLVEEIKKREGFELVMEPEFVNVCFWFVPPSLRGKKESPDYSQRLSQVAPVLKERMVKKGTMMIGYQPHGTRANFFRMVVANPILTQADIDFLLGELEHLGQDL; this is translated from the exons ATGGCTGACTCAAAACTACTCAGGACCCTGGATGGGGACCCCGTGGCTGTGGAGGCCTTGCTCCGGGATGTGTTCGGGATTGTTGTAGATGAGGCCATTCGGAAGGGGACTAgtgcctctgagaag GTCTGCGAATGGAAGGAGCCTGAGGAGCTCAGACAGCTGCTGGACTTGGAACTGCAGAGCCAGGGCGAGTCTCGGGAGCAGATCCTGGAGCGCTGCCGGGCTGTGATTCACTACAGTGTCAAGACTG GTCACCCCCGGTTCTTCAACCAGCTCTTCTCAGGGCTAGATCCCCATGCTCTGGCTGGGCGCATCATTACGGAGAGCCTCAATACCAGCCA GTACACATATGAGATTGCCCCTGTGTTTGTGCTCATGGAAGAGGAGGTGCTGAAGAAACTCCGTGCCCTGGTGGGCTGGAATTCTGGGGATGGGGTCTTCTGTCCTG GTGGCTCCATCTCCAACATGTACGCCATGAACCTAGCCCGCTTTCAGCGCTACCCAGACTGTAAGCAGAGGGGCCTCCGGGCGCTGCCGCCCTTGGCCGTCTTCACCTCAAAGGAG TGCCACTACTCCATCACCAAGGGAGCTGCTTTTCTGGGACTTGGCACCGACAGTGTCCGAGTGGTCAAGGCTGACGAGAG AGGGAAAATGATCCCTGAGGATCTAGAGAGGCAGATCAGTCTGGCAGAGGCTGAG GGCTCTGTGCCATTTCTGGTCAGTGCCACCTCTGGTACCACCGTGCTAGGGGCCTTCGACCCCTTGGATGCAATTGCTGATGTTTGCCGGCGCCACGGGCTGTGGTTGCACGTGGAT GCCGCCTGGGGTGGGAGCGTCCTGCTGTCTCGGACACACAGGCATCTCCTGGATGGGATCCAGAG GGCTGACTCCGTGGCCTGGAACCCTCATAAGCTTCTCGCCGCAGGGCTGCAGTGCTCCGCTCTTCTTCTCCGGGACACCTCG AACCTGCTCAAGCGCTGCCATGGATCCCAGGCCAGCTACCTCTTCCAGCAAGACAAGTTCTATGATGTGGCTCTGGACACGGGAGACAAGGTGGTGCAGTGTGGCCGCCGCGTGGACTGCCTGAAGCTGTGGCTCATGTGGAAGGCGCAGGGTGGGCAAGGGCTGGAGCGGCGAATCGACCAGGCCTTTGCTCTCACCCG GTACTTGGTGGAGGAGATTAAAAAACGGGAAGGATTTGAGTTGGTCATGGAG CCCGAGTTTGTCAACGTGTGCTTCTGGTTTGTGCCTCCCAGCCTGCGGGGGAAGAAGGAGAGTCCAGATTACAGCCAAAGGCTGTCTCAG GTGGCTCCCGTGCTGAAGGAGCGGATGGTGAAGAAGGGAACCATGATGATCGGCTACCAGCCCCATGGGACCCGGGCCAACTTCTTCCGAATGGTGGTGGCCAACCCCATACTGACCCAGGCCGATATAGACTTCCTGCTGGGTGAGCTGGAACATCTGGGCCAGGACCTGTGA